TGCCAAAAGAATTGTTATGTTTTTGTCGTCGCGGAAAGTATCTAGCGCCTTGTTACGCGCTGCTAGTGTCATTGTTCCGTCGAGCCGCGTATATCCTGTCAGTCCTCGATCTCGGAGCGCAATCTCAATCAGGTCCAAATGCGATGTCCATGCGGAAAATACCACGCTTTTAAGTGGTGGCTCGCTCTCGGGAAGTTGCGCGCTCTCCTCTGCCGTCGATAGGAGATGTGAAAGGAGGGCGTTGGTCTTCGTGTGCGGGCCTTCGTACTCGCCTAGAACTTTTGCTTGCTTTCGGCTCTGCTTTGCTCGAGCCTGTTCCATCACGTACTCCTGTAGGCCATTTGCTGTTATTTTCGAGTACGAAGCCGGGATCCAGCCATCGCAGACATTGCACTTTATATCGAAAGAGCCCGGGCCTCCTACTTGATTATCGAATGCTTGCTTCCAGGATGAAAAACACTCCGCACACAAAACATCCAAACAAGGAAGCACAATGGCCATTGTATCGGTCTTTCCGGGGTTGGAAGCCCCGTTTGTCTCGGTATTTGGTTCCTCCAAGCGCCTACTGCAAAGGGCACATGTGTCCGCGGATGACTCTTGCATCAGGGTGAACATTTCGTACGCCTTCTTGTCAGTCGCACCCGCGCCTTCGCTAGGGCCCTCCTCAAGGTCAATAGCATCATGCACGCTCAGCCCCTTGATCCGCGCTCGCTCATCGCTATCGAGCAACTCCTTACCATGAGCACTGATCTGACGGAGGATCATCATAGCCTTCAAGATATGATGATACATTCGTCCCTTCATCTGGGTCTTGTCTTCGCCAGCAATTACCCGCATCATGACGTTCGATTCTTTCCGGAAGAATTCGTGCAACTGTTTCTCGGGCTCGCTGAAGTCGAGCATCACAATTTTATCATGTCGTGGCGGCAGATCAATCTTGTCCTTAACACGCCGGAGGGTGAATGAATCGACCAGGACACGCAGACTAGCAAGTACCGTGGCATCTCCTGTCTTGAACCTGCTCAAAATGTGCATGCCGAATCGGCCCCTGTCGTCATACGGGTAAAGACCCAAAAACTTGGTAACAGAGAGAAGATCTTCTAATCGGTTTTGTATCGGAGTGCCCGTTACTGACCAGCGCCGCTGGGAGTACAACCTGAATATTGCCTGTGTTTGAGCCGCGCTCTGCTCTCGAATGGTGTGGGCCTCATCCAACACAATACGGAACATATTCATTTTTGTTAATGGGCTGGCTCCTGCCCGCTTCGAGCCGCGACCGGAAAGTTCGCTAAGGACAATGCTGTACGTTGTAATCACCAAGTCGTATTTGGAAAGCTCGTCAACACTGGTAGTTCGGGAAGAACCATGAAAAACGTATGACGAAACTGCGTCTGCCTGCAAATGCTCCTTAATTTGCGTAACCCAGTTATTGACGGTGCTCAGAGGGACCACAAGAAGGGTTGTCTTCGTGTTCCGAATACCCGGCCGGCTCTTCACCAGCTCCGGCGACGGGATCATGTTTGCCCACTCCTGAGCCTCCGTGAGCGTGGAAACAACCAAAGACAGGATGCTTAGGGTCTTTCCCAGACCCATCATATCGGCCAGCAACCCCCCTAAACTTTGCGGTGGCTCCTGATCAACAGTTGTGCCGCTAATAACTTCTCGGAATATCTTGGCCCCATTGGCACGATGTTCTAGCCTCCAGAGAGAATTGTTATCCTCCTCGTTAGGTCCAAATTTGCGAGGACGTTCTTTCTCAGTCATAAACCACAAAGCTTGCTTCTGGTGCCGGAGCAATGACGTTGTAACAAGTGATGGGGGTTCCATTTCAGGAATGTTATCGGCACTTTGAAGTTGATCAAACATCTTCATAACCGCGTCGGTCACTTCCTCGGCCGACCGGACTTCATAGTTGACCTGTGTCCGATTCCGCTGTGCTCCTGTCGGTGTCCAGTTCGGCTGCAGGCGCCTTCTCTCGGCGTGTGGGTTAAAAACAGGGACACCTTGCTCAACCGAAAATGGGGTGGCAAGCCAAACGTTGTGTTGACCAAGATAATTGCCAACCCTCTCCGCATCCTGGCGGAGACCATATAGATTAATTGATGCTCGAAAGCTTGAGGAGCAAGGACTCCATGGCACTTCTTGAGGTAGCTTTTTGCGCAAATCCAGACGAGCAGTAATTTCCACCTTCAAAGCTGGGGAGTCCAGGAGGGGTACAATCACCGCAGCAGTCTTTGAGTCGACAACACCAAAAACTTTCTCATGCGGATCCGAAACCTCAATTCGATTGTGTCCCTGGCCCGCTTGTCGGAGAACTCCCAGCTTCATCGATGGCCAGTATGAGGAGTCTCCTAGAATTGTCTGCGGCGCCGGCATAGGAATCAACGACGCCTGGATTGTCGCATTTTCCAACTTTCCATAACACACTCTCTGAACACTCAGATTGTTGGATCCAGTAACTTGAagatcgtcgtcgtcgttatTATTCGCCGATGCATCTAATGCCCAAAATGATTAGCACACGGCCCTTTCGCGGTCTTTCCGCAACATGCTCCTTACCAAGGGTCAGATCGACAACGTCTGGCGTTATCGCAGTGGAACTGAGTGTGTCCCCGTCGTTTTCTTTCATATATTCCCCTAGGCCAGTATTGCCCGCAATAGGTCCTCGCTTCGTTTTCTCATTATTATCGTTATCTATTTTGATGCGCTTGTAAGGCGTCCCAGTCCGTCGTTCCACCCCATACATGTTTTCGATTAGGCTGCCGTGCCTCAGGccggcatcatcatccagatcTACCAAATCCACGCTCCGTTTGCCGTCACTGAAGTCTATATCGGATGTATTCGTAAACTGAAAGTCAAGGTCCGGCATCATGGTACTCGGTGGTTGCGGAGAGGAACTGGCGCTCGTCGAACCAGTCGACGAAGGGTACTGGGAGCGCATCGGGCTCGCGCTATGAGCGGAAGGTGGACGTTGCGGACTTAGCAGATGGTGTGCGACAGATTGCGGCGCAGCAGGCGATGCGGCGCCGCGCTGCTGATGGTTCATGTTTTGCTGCCCTGTTTCTTGATGTGAGCCTTCCGAGTCAACGTCGCGGGGTCCATTCGCATGAGTGGGGGACTGTTGTGTCggggaggaatgggaagaagagggttcATGTTGGGTATCGGGGCCAAGGTCCGAATCATGTGAGGGCTCTGGCGAAAATTGAGGAGCAGCATTCAGGTCCTCACCATTCTTGGAAATTTGTTTTTTATAAGCCCTCGGGTTGAGAAGCATATGAGCGTGAGAGGCCATTGGGGTTTCATCCGTCCCTTCTCGGAAGGGATAGGAGGGACTCGAAGTGGGAGGATGACGAAGTGGCAAGGAAAGAGAAACGATCTAAGCGCGGGGGTACTATCGCAACGACGCAGATCGccaagggaaagaaaggggaagaaggtgagatacggaagaaaaaaggaaagaggagaagagcgagcgAGAAGACGAGGTCGCGATCAGTCCTGCTGCCTCGACGGTGATGTCGCCAAGAGAAGATTCCGATAGTGAGAGTGAGATAAGATATCCGCAGGCGGCACGACATCATAGCCGGTTCGGAATGGACTCACCACCAGCAAACCCTGCGGAGCTTCACTCTGACCTCACTACCTCTTAAAATAAGTCTTACTTTCTTGTTCATTTCGAATTACCTTCAATTTACAGAAAAATGGCAAGATTCCTCCGGGGATCATGGTTATTAGTAGAGAAGCTAGCAATACGTCTATATACAATACAACATTGGGGTGATAATTCCCAGCCAAAGCCACTCCTCGTAGCTAAGAGACTCCTCATGCCTGTTTGCCGTAACAAAGACGCTAAATGAAAATAAGATGAAGGTAATATAAAGTCATGATGAGGGTAGGTGTGGAggtgaagaaagagaaggagtCATGCAAGCGAACTAACTGTCGCATCTAGTGTAACAACTCAGGCAGGGCAAATGATGacaggaaaagcaaaagTAAAGCGTTAGCACCACGTAAAAACAGGGTTTTTACTCTTGACAGCCTCTAATCGTTCAACGATGACTTTGCGCTGGTTTCCTTCCATGCCCTCGGCGGCCGCATAACCGAGGTCGCCTTCCAAATCGTCACTGCTCCAGATTATTTGACCTCGTGCGCTGGAGAGGGAGCTGTGTTTCTGATGTTTGTTACCAGGTCGGGGTGGAAGTGACGGCCAGTTTCCGCCACCATTCTTCCTTGAACTAGATGCATCGGTACTGCCGCGGCTAAACCCATAGTCTGTGGTGCTAGCAGTTTGAGGGCGTCCAGAATCCTGAGATCCATGGGCTCGGTTGAGTTCGAACCGATTTGGGTTGGGAAGGTCGCTCGGGGGGGAAGCAAGTCCCATCAAGTCTTGGTCAGCCATAGCAGCGCCAATATCCATTTCTTCGTTGTCGGCGTCGTAGCGGTCGTCGTAAGTTCTGACTTTACGTCGCTGGGCCTCCGTTGACGGCCCACGAAGAGGGATGGCAACAGGGACATCTACCAGGTCGTCCCAAACACAAACGCGGGTTCTCCGCGTAAGCTCAAGCGGGCCATGATCAGAGTGTTTTAGTGTTTCCACTACGTTCCACGCTTGGCCCTTCATGACGGCAATCTGTCTCGCAAACATGCTTTCCTTGAAATCATCGTCCTGCGAAAACACACGTCGCAAAGCCATCTGCGTGCCACTCCACCAGGCGGTCGAGGTTAATAGTGGCAGGAAATGGTCTCGAGTTCTCTTAGAGAATGGCTGCCCGATGAGAGAAACCGGTAAAAACAACCAGCCAAAAGGGAAACTACGCCACTGAAGAATTTGttagcaaaaaaaaaaaaaaaaaaaaaaagccatAGTAAGGGCAGTGTACGCACAGCATCGGGATgtttccatggccatgacaAGCTATTGTCGATGGCGCCAATCTGGATAGTCGCCGGGGCCTCCTGGGAATTCAAGGGCGTTCCCGTGCGGCTTACAGCCTGCATCGTCTCGTGTCGTCGATATGGGTATGAAGGAGAGCGCGGTTTGTCCGAGTTCACCGAAACCGGGCGTGGTGGTACCAAATAATCGTCGTCGTCCTGTTGGTTTTCGTTTTGGTTTTGCTTAGGAGGCTCTGTAACGATCGAGACATCCTCCGTCTTCCAATCAATCTTGATCATCCAGTTGTCCAGACCACGATCCGTATTCCGCATGATGTAGTCCAGAATAACTAGtttttccagctcttctcgGAAAGATTGTTTGAGGGTTTCGGTCCAGTAAAACCGCCGttcctggttttcttcttGTGGGGACGGCGTGCGAGCATAGTCTTCCAtgtcatcttcctcgtcttcatcgtcggacTGCATCCCAGACGGTCGGCAAGCCTCATTCCAAGGTCGTTTCTTGCGTCTCGGCGCGTCCTCGGCACGGAAACCGGTATTCGTCTGGTCGGGCCACGGGTGCTCTCGGAGGAAGAGATTGGCATCTCTGTAGCCCCTAAGGAAAACCTGAAAACTGCCCGCCTTATGAGGGAGCGCTTTCTTGCCCATCCAGGCCTTTCTTCGATCCCAGAAATCGTAATAAAACGACTTGGAAGACAGCCACACTATATCGGTGTAAGGGACCATGTTGGTACGGAGACGAGAGTCGAGCACATAGGCGGCGGCTTCGGACACGTAGGAGAGGTTAGGAATCAAGCAGGCACGGCCAAAGAAACAAGGGAATAGATTCCGATGTATCCACTTGGTCCATTTGGGATTGCGTGAGGCATAGGGCTCTTCATCCTTGGGTTTGAAAACGCCGACAACTTTGCCTTGACCATTGCGCGCAAAGTAACTCCCCGAACTGCCTTGGGAAATCATGCGCGGGTGAACCCCCAGTTCTATGGCCAACCGCACACTctccacaacctcctcgaaCCCATCTCGAGCCTTCCTTGTAGCAGTTTCGGCCTCCTCTGAGTCCAGCTCCTCTGCCGTAATCGGTTGGATACCAGGCGGAGGCTGGAAAACAGAGTGATAGatttccagcttctcctcctccagtgTCTTTCCTTTCACACGGTGGATCTTGAATTTCGAGGCAAATTCCTCCGCCCAGCGCTCGAGACGTGCATTTATCGCTTTAATATCCACTGCCGAGTTGCGCCGCCCTCGACGGTGGTGCCCGCTCGATCTCCGTCGGTGTTCTGGGGGCGTCCCCGACCCGGGCGGCATCGAGGCTCGAGTCGAAATGGGTTCATATTGTGTACCATAGGGATTTGCCGTGCTGGAAGTGTTGTACAAGTCATCGTCATCCGAATATTCGTAGGGATCGTTAtgtctctcctcctcctcttggGCCAAACGGGCATAACCAGACGTCGCAGGTCGATTATTCTTCGGCATGATTCTATcgaataaaaaatatagtttGAAAAGGGGTGTAAATGAATGgcgagaagacgaagccGCGGATTAGGAGGGAAGTAAAAAGGACAAACGACAATTCTTCAACGCATTACACCGGTGCTGGGTTCGAATCCGGGGTATAAAAAAGGGGATGGGCGAGAAAGCGGTCGTAAGGGACGAAAAAGCGAAAGCGATGCGTGTAGAGTATGCGGAAGACAAATATCAACAgcggaagaaaggaaagctAGCAGTTGAGACCGACTCCGTCATCTAATTCGTGGTCGTGGTGTTCAGCAAAAATGAGGACAACTGACAGGGAGGCGAGAACCCGGCACGCCCACGTCTGTCACTATGAAGGACTGCCCAGGTGGCTTCGGCCTCGAGTGGAAACTGGGAACGGGAGATTAGGGTGGTATCGTATTATACCGTATTTAACCTAGGCGGCGATGATTCTGTGCTTTGTGAGTGGCCAGTGGGTGGCTTACAGAGAGAGAATGTCACAATATTACAAAATTTCCATCGCGCACCGCCACAAATCTCATGCCAGGCACTCCACCAAAGCTTCATCGCAccaaaaagagaaacaagcAAAAATAACAACTCGACTTTCTCGACGCCCCTGAAAACGATCTCCGCCTCGAACCGTCGACGTGTCAGAGTGACTATCCTGAGTTAGTCTTACTTAAGATCTGATGGTTTTCGAGTTTCAACCTTTCTACGTTCTACAATCCAATCAGATTATCCAGGAAATTCAATACTAACAGTGTCATTCCCCAGCCACTGGATAAACGCcattatttactagtatcAACCAAATACTCAAAACCAACTTTAGCCGCGACTAGTGCGCATTCTGTGCAATCATGAAACCAGAGAAGAATCGATCCACCGCGTCATAATCCTCCAAGGGTCCAACGTACGAGACATACTGGTCCGGCCGCAGGACAACGAGACATCCCTTGTCCGGGTCTATCCCGAAAGTCTCGTACAGTTGCCCATGGCCCTCGTGGTAGGAGAGGTCATCCACGAATATCTTTTCGTAGTCCCAGCCCTCAATTTCATCGTACGGACGAAACACCTCGGGGAAATCAAAGATGTCCACCGCATCGCGTGGCCCGGCATGCACCGTGAGAACCTCGATGACGGAGTCGTAGCGCGCTCCCGCTGGTTTGTAGCACTGCAGGAACGATCCTTTGCTTCCAAGTGCAGCTCCTAGTCGCTCAATTTTCTCCTTCTGGGGCTGCTTGGTCACATCGCCGGCAAACACCATGACGCGCCAGCGCCCGTTACTAGGCAGTCGTTCCTGGATATGCCAGGGGCGCGCATCGGCCTGGCTCAGGACCTTCACGCTAGGCATTCTCTTGCCCAGCTTGACCTCCGGTGCAAGCTCTTGTACACTGACTACAGGGTTCGATTCTGTTTCTTTCGCAACGATCACACTCGAGCAGTAATCGACAGCTGGAGACAACGCGTCAGCTGTGGCTTCTCCATTGCCGGAGAGGGTGAAGGCGCACGTACCAATACCACTGGCAAATAGGTTACCTTTCTCGAATGCCTCTTTGAAGGAATCCATGCTGattccctcctcgtccatgatGTCGCGGGCAGGGCGACCAGAGAACAGTCTAGAAAATCGGTGGTCAAACGCAATGAGATCCTGAGCaattttccttctctccatTTCGTATGTCTTGAGGATGGAGCGATGGGAATGGCCTTTGACAACGCTTGCAATTTTCCATCCAAGGTTATACGCTGTTCAATTGTCAGTCAAACTGATAGTCTCCGCTCTGTGCGGATGGCACTACGTACAGTCTTGCATGCTCACGTTCATACCCTGGCCGGCCTTGGGACTACGAACAAGTCAACACAGATCCAGGCTGCCTTTGGAGCAGGTAGCTCACCTATGTGTGTGGACAGCGTCTCCCGCAAGGAAAATGCGCTCATGAGCAGAGAACTGGGTACCCACGCGCTGTCCAATCTGATAAGCTGTCCACCAGTCCAGCCTGCGGTATGAGATCTTATATGGCGCCATAATCTTCTGGGCAGCGCCCAAAATAACGGCGGGGTCAATCTTGGACCTATCAGCCCTTTTGCCGCCATTGTATACCGCTGTCGTCAGCTGGATGTACAACCGCACGAGCTTGTTCTCCCGGGGGATGACCATGACGCTACCCGAATCCACAGAATGAATAGCGCAGCGCATGCGGATATCCGGGAAATCGGTAATAGGCACGATATCTAAGACACCCCAAATGTAATCGGTGGATTCTCCCTCGAGGGCAAATCCAAGCTGCTGGCGCACCCATGAGTGTGCCCCATCCGCACCTAGCATGTACTTGGCTTTGACAACTTCCTCCGTATTGGCCTTTGCGTCCAGCGCGCTAGCCCTAATGATTTCCGCTGTATCGTCAGCGGAGAGATTGCTCCGGAAAAGACCGTCCTGAATAGCTGAGCCATTAACAGATGTCCCCGTTTGTTGTGGGGTTGCTTCAACCTCCGagagatggcgaagatgtACGGTGATCGGATAAGCATCTGATGAATCAACGAGAGATTCGTCGAGTTCCAGCTTTGTAGGCAATACGCCGCGCTCCACGCGCAGGCCGTCACAGCTCTCCATATgatcgaggaagaagcgctcAATCCTACCTTGGTGAAGGACAACCTGTTGGAATCGACTGATCCCTGGGATGGTGTCAGGGATCCGGGCGCTGCGCTGGATTTTCCCGTTCGAGTCTGGGTTCCAAAGGCAGATTTCGAGCATATGGttcgcctccttccaggCACGgtcaccaaagccaaaggaATCGAAAATCTCCAGGGTCCGGCATTGTAAACCGTCTGCCTGGCCGTTGAAAACCTAAGAACTCCGTCAACATCCCAGGTTTCAGAGGAAAGCGGAATAAGGGGGTCATTTAAACATACTTTGGTCCCTCTTTTATCGACGATTCTAGTTTTCACTCCGCATTTCGCCAGCCAAGCCGCCATCATCAGGCCAGCAGGCCCGGCACCGACAACCAGCACATCGACGTAGGATTCGTCGTCACCAGTAGAACCCATTGTTGTAAGCTTCGTTTCGATGGGAGTTCGGCTAATTTCTTACGTCAAATTTGAAGGACAGCGTCCTGGTTTTGCCAAGTGTTATCAGGTCTTGGATTCCGAACAAGGCATCCGCGACTTTATATATTCGCTCTGCACTACAAAGGTACCTAGCAGCTCTACACCCTTGGCTCACGCCTATCCGATCCGATATTCACTCCGATAAAATCACGCTTTGGCGACCGCTCCCCAATCAGTAATTTCTGCGGTTGTTGGGGGCTGACCCATTGCATCCATGTCCGACGAGCATCGGAACCCTGCACCAAAATATAGGACCCCGCAAGTATCGGGTACTCATCGGAAATGTAAAATTACCAT
This region of Aspergillus puulaauensis MK2 DNA, chromosome 5, nearly complete sequence genomic DNA includes:
- a CDS encoding uncharacterized protein (COG:K,L;~EggNog:ENOG410PISK;~InterPro:IPR038718,IPR000330,IPR027417,IPR001650, IPR014001;~PFAM:PF00176,PF00270,PF00271;~go_function: GO:0005524 - ATP binding [Evidence IEA]); the encoded protein is MASHAHMLLNPRAYKKQISKNGQQNMNHQQRGAASPAAPQSVAHHLLSPQRPPSAHSASPMRSQYPSSTGSTSASSSPQPPSTMMPDLDFQFTNTSDIDFSDGKRSVDLVDLDDDAGLRHGSLIENMYGVERRTGTPYKRIKIDNDNNEKTKRGPIAGNTGLGEYMKENDGDTLSSTAITPDVVDLTLDASANNNDDDDLQVTGSNNLSVQRVCYGKLENATIQASLIPMPAPQTILGDSSYWPSMKLGVLRQAGQGHNRIEVSDPHEKVFGVVDSKTAAVIVPLLDSPALKVEITARLDLRKKLPQEVPWSPCSSSFRASINLYGLRQDAERVGNYLGQHNVWLATPFSVEQGVPVFNPHAERRRLQPNWTPTGAQRNRTQVNYEVRSAEEVTDAVMKMFDQLQSADNIPEMEPPSLVTTSLLRHQKQALWFMTEKERPRKFGPNEEDNNSLWRLEHRANGAKIFREVISGTTVDQEPPQSLGGLLADMMGLGKTLSILSLVVSTLTEAQEWANMIPSPELVKSRPGIRNTKTTLLVVPLSTVNNWVTQIKEHLQADAVSSYVFHGSSRTTSVDELSKYDLVITTYSIVLSELSGRGSKRAGASPLTKMNMFRIVLDEAHTIREQSAAQTQAIFRLYSQRRWSVTGTPIQNRLEDLLSVTKFLGLYPYDDRGRFGMHILSRFKTGDATVLASLRVLVDSFTLRRVKDKIDLPPRHDKIVMLDFSEPEKQLHEFFRKESNVMMRVIAGEDKTQMKGRMYHHILKAMMILRQISAHGKELLDSDERARIKGLSVHDAIDLEEGPSEGAGATDKKAYEMFTLMQESSADTCALCSRRLEEPNTETNGASNPGKTDTMAIVLPCLDVLCAECFSSWKQAFDNQVGGPGSFDIKCNVCDGWIPASYSKITANGLQEYVMEQARAKQSRKQAKVLGEYEGPHTKTNALLSHLLSTAEESAQLPESEPPLKSVVFSAWTSHLDLIEIALRDRGLTGYTRLDGTMTLAARNKALDTFRDDKNITILLATIGAGGVGLNLTAASHVYVMEPQYNPAAVAQAIDRVHRLGQNREVTTVQFIMKESIEEKIAELAKKKQQLADLSLNRGKLDKSEVQEKRMREYRTLFK
- a CDS encoding putative FAD monooxygenase (COG:C,H;~EggNog:ENOG410PG2K;~InterPro:IPR036188,IPR002938,IPR036249,IPR038220, IPR012941;~PFAM:PF07976,PF01494;~go_function: GO:0071949 - FAD binding [Evidence IEA]); its protein translation is MGSTGDDESYVDVLVVGAGPAGLMMAAWLAKCGVKTRIVDKRGTKVFNGQADGLQCRTLEIFDSFGFGDRAWKEANHMLEICLWNPDSNGKIQRSARIPDTIPGISRFQQVVLHQGRIERFFLDHMESCDGLRVERGVLPTKLELDESLVDSSDAYPITVHLRHLSEVEATPQQTGTSVNGSAIQDGLFRSNLSADDTAEIIRASALDAKANTEEVVKAKYMLGADGAHSWVRQQLGFALEGESTDYIWGVLDIVPITDFPDIRMRCAIHSVDSGSVMVIPRENKLVRLYIQLTTAVYNGGKRADRSKIDPAVILGAAQKIMAPYKISYRRLDWWTAYQIGQRVGTQFSAHERIFLAGDAVHTHSPKAGQGMNVSMQDSYNLGWKIASVVKGHSHRSILKTYEMERRKIAQDLIAFDHRFSRLFSGRPARDIMDEEGISMDSFKEAFEKGNLFASGIAVDYCSSVIVAKETESNPVVSVQELAPEVKLGKRMPSVKVLSQADARPWHIQERLPSNGRWRVMVFAGDVTKQPQKEKIERLGAALGSKGSFLQCYKPAGARYDSVIEVLTVHAGPRDAVDIFDFPEVFRPYDEIEGWDYEKIFVDDLSYHEGHGQLYETFGIDPDKGCLVVLRPDQYVSYVGPLEDYDAVDRFFSGFMIAQNAH
- the LSB6 gene encoding 1-phosphatidylinositol 4-kinase LSB6 (COG:T;~EggNog:ENOG410PFJI;~InterPro:IPR018936,IPR039756,IPR000403;~PFAM:PF00454;~go_function: GO:0004430 - 1-phosphatidylinositol 4-kinase activity [Evidence IEA];~go_function: GO:0016301 - kinase activity [Evidence IEA]); amino-acid sequence: MPKNNRPATSGYARLAQEEEERHNDPYEYSDDDDLYNTSSTANPYGTQYEPISTRASMPPGSGTPPEHRRRSSGHHRRGRRNSAVDIKAINARLERWAEEFASKFKIHRVKGKTLEEEKLEIYHSVFQPPPGIQPITAEELDSEEAETATRKARDGFEEVVESVRLAIELGVHPRMISQGSSGSYFARNGQGKVVGVFKPKDEEPYASRNPKWTKWIHRNLFPCFFGRACLIPNLSYVSEAAAYVLDSRLRTNMVPYTDIVWLSSKSFYYDFWDRRKAWMGKKALPHKAGSFQVFLRGYRDANLFLREHPWPDQTNTGFRAEDAPRRKKRPWNEACRPSGMQSDDEDEEDDMEDYARTPSPQEENQERRFYWTETLKQSFREELEKLVILDYIMRNTDRGLDNWMIKIDWKTEDVSIVTEPPKQNQNENQQDDDDYLVPPRPVSVNSDKPRSPSYPYRRHETMQAVSRTGTPLNSQEAPATIQIGAIDNSLSWPWKHPDAWRSFPFGWLFLPVSLIGQPFSKRTRDHFLPLLTSTAWWSGTQMALRRVFSQDDDFKESMFARQIAVMKGQAWNVVETLKHSDHGPLELTRRTRVCVWDDLVDVPVAIPLRGPSTEAQRRKVRTYDDRYDADNEEMDIGAAMADQDLMGLASPPSDLPNPNRFELNRAHGSQDSGRPQTASTTDYGFSRGSTDASSSRKNGGGNWPSLPPRPGNKHQKHSSLSSARGQIIWSSDDLEGDLGYAAAEGMEGNQRKVIVERLEAVKSKNPVFTWC